One Nostoc sp. UHCC 0302 DNA window includes the following coding sequences:
- the nifJ gene encoding pyruvate:ferredoxin (flavodoxin) oxidoreductase: MKNRTFATIDGNEAVAQVVYRLNEVIAIYPITPSSPMAEWSDAWANQRKRNIWGTVPSVVEMQSEGGVAGVVHGALQTGSLTTTFTASQGLLLMIPNMYKIAGELTPTVFHIAARSLAAQALSIFGDHSDVMAARGTGFAMLCAASVQEAQDFALIATRVTLESRIPFLHFFDGFRTSHEINKIETLTEDDLREFIPDELVFAHRSRALTPEKPVLRGTTQNPDVYFQARETVNSYYFACADITQKVMDEFAAMTGRQYQLFEYHGDPAAERVIVLMGSGCETGHEIIDYLNARGEKVGVLKVRLYRPFDAKRFVAALPATTRSIAVLDRTKEPGASGEPLYLDVVNAIYEASKARQSISPTLPVSLSSPPQVVGGRYGLSSKEFTPAMIKAVFDNLAAAEPKNHFTIGINDDVTHTSLNYDPEFSVEPDKIVRAIFYGLGADGTVGANKNSIKIIGEETNNYAQGYFVYDSKKSGSVTVSHLRFGSQLIRSTYLISKANFVACHQWEFIEKFPILKDIIPGGTFLVNSPYEKDEVWHHLPPSVQEQIIQKRLKFYVINAYKVARQAGMAGRINTVMQVCFFALSGVLPREEAIAEIKKSIRKTYGKKGDEIVQMNLKAVDTTLENLHEVGTRELGAPSGDKGQWGLGTGEEFSESPIPNTAPAFVRDVLGKMIAREGDELPVSALPADGTYPTGTAKWEKRNIAQEIPVWDTDVCIQCGKCVMVCPHSVIRSKVYEPQQLENAPSMFKSTNAKDHDWKGLKYTIQVAAEDCTGCGICVDVCPAKNKSELRRKAINMELQRPLREQERENWDFFLDIPNPDRSHLKLTHINQQQMQEPLFEFSGACAGCGETPYIKLATQLFGDRMIVANATGCSSIYGGNLPTTPWTHNAAGRGPAWSNSLFEDNAEFGLGFRISIDKQAEFAAELLKQLATNVGEELANSILNAEQKDEADIWEQRERIAILKQQLEAIITSQSPLTNKAKQLLSIADYLVKKSVWIIGGDGWGYDIGFGGLDHVLASGHNVNILILDTEVYSNTGGQMSKATPKAAVAKFAAGGKAAPKKDLGLMAMTYGNVYIASVAMGARDEHTLKAFLEAEAYQGPSLIIAYSHCIAHGINMSTAMQNQKAAVDSGQWLLYRFNPDRIKQGENPLQLDSRTPKLPLEQYMYLENRFKMLTKSNEEAAQQLLKEAQADVKTRWQMYQYLAARSY, encoded by the coding sequence ATGAAGAACAGAACATTTGCAACCATAGATGGCAATGAGGCTGTTGCCCAAGTCGTCTATCGACTCAATGAAGTCATTGCTATTTATCCCATTACTCCTTCTTCACCAATGGCTGAGTGGTCAGATGCTTGGGCTAATCAAAGAAAACGCAACATTTGGGGTACTGTTCCCTCGGTAGTAGAGATGCAGAGTGAAGGAGGTGTGGCTGGTGTTGTACATGGTGCTTTGCAAACTGGTTCACTAACAACCACATTTACAGCATCGCAGGGATTATTGTTGATGATCCCAAATATGTACAAAATTGCTGGGGAATTAACACCTACAGTATTTCATATTGCCGCGCGATCGCTAGCTGCACAAGCCCTCTCCATTTTTGGCGACCACAGCGATGTCATGGCAGCGCGTGGCACTGGTTTTGCTATGCTTTGTGCCGCATCAGTCCAAGAAGCACAAGACTTTGCTTTAATAGCAACACGAGTAACTTTAGAATCACGAATACCGTTCCTACACTTTTTTGATGGCTTTCGTACCTCCCACGAAATTAACAAAATAGAAACTTTAACAGAAGATGACTTGCGAGAATTCATTCCCGATGAATTAGTATTCGCCCATCGTTCACGCGCCCTCACCCCCGAAAAACCAGTTTTGCGCGGTACAACACAAAACCCTGATGTTTACTTCCAAGCCAGGGAAACTGTAAATTCTTACTATTTCGCTTGTGCAGACATTACCCAGAAAGTCATGGATGAATTTGCCGCGATGACTGGGCGACAGTACCAACTATTTGAATACCACGGCGACCCAGCAGCCGAAAGAGTTATTGTGCTGATGGGTTCCGGTTGTGAGACTGGACATGAAATAATAGATTACCTCAACGCCCGTGGCGAGAAAGTAGGCGTTTTGAAAGTAAGGCTATATCGCCCATTTGATGCCAAACGCTTTGTCGCCGCATTGCCAGCAACTACCCGTTCTATAGCAGTTTTAGACCGCACCAAAGAACCTGGTGCATCTGGTGAACCTCTTTATTTAGATGTGGTAAATGCAATTTATGAAGCATCGAAAGCACGGCAAAGCATTTCCCCCACTCTCCCCGTGTCTCTCTCTTCCCCTCCTCAAGTAGTTGGTGGTCGTTACGGTTTATCTTCTAAAGAATTCACACCAGCGATGATTAAAGCCGTCTTCGATAACCTTGCTGCGGCTGAACCAAAAAATCATTTTACCATCGGTATTAACGATGATGTTACTCACACCAGCTTGAATTATGACCCCGAATTTAGCGTTGAACCAGACAAAATAGTTAGAGCAATTTTTTATGGTTTGGGTGCAGATGGTACAGTAGGCGCTAATAAAAACTCAATCAAAATTATTGGAGAAGAAACAAACAATTATGCTCAAGGTTATTTTGTTTACGATTCTAAGAAATCAGGTTCTGTCACAGTTTCGCACCTACGCTTTGGTTCACAATTAATTCGCTCGACCTATTTAATCAGTAAAGCTAACTTTGTTGCTTGCCATCAATGGGAATTTATTGAAAAATTTCCTATCCTAAAAGACATTATACCAGGCGGAACATTCTTAGTGAATTCTCCTTATGAAAAGGATGAAGTTTGGCATCATCTGCCGCCATCAGTACAAGAGCAAATTATTCAAAAGCGTCTGAAATTTTATGTAATTAATGCCTATAAAGTTGCCCGTCAAGCAGGCATGGCTGGAAGAATTAACACGGTAATGCAGGTTTGTTTCTTTGCCTTATCGGGTGTACTGCCACGAGAAGAAGCCATCGCAGAAATCAAAAAGTCCATCCGCAAGACTTACGGCAAGAAAGGTGACGAAATTGTGCAGATGAACCTCAAAGCAGTAGATACCACATTAGAGAATCTACATGAAGTGGGGACTAGGGAACTCGGGGCCCCCTCTGGGGATAAGGGGCAATGGGGACTAGGGACTGGGGAAGAGTTTTCCGAATCCCCAATCCCTAACACTGCACCTGCTTTTGTCCGTGATGTCTTAGGTAAAATGATTGCCCGTGAAGGGGATGAACTACCAGTTAGTGCTTTACCAGCAGACGGTACTTATCCCACTGGTACAGCGAAATGGGAAAAGCGTAACATTGCCCAAGAAATACCCGTTTGGGATACAGATGTCTGCATTCAGTGTGGTAAATGCGTGATGGTGTGTCCTCACAGCGTTATCCGTAGTAAGGTTTACGAACCGCAGCAGTTAGAAAATGCACCATCAATGTTTAAGAGTACCAATGCTAAAGACCACGATTGGAAAGGTTTGAAATACACTATCCAAGTTGCAGCAGAAGATTGTACTGGTTGCGGTATTTGCGTAGATGTTTGTCCGGCGAAGAATAAATCAGAACTACGACGCAAAGCCATTAACATGGAACTGCAAAGACCATTACGCGAACAAGAACGGGAAAATTGGGATTTCTTTTTGGATATTCCCAATCCAGATAGAAGTCATCTAAAACTGACTCATATTAACCAACAGCAAATGCAAGAACCATTGTTTGAATTTTCTGGAGCTTGCGCTGGTTGTGGCGAAACACCTTATATTAAGTTAGCAACACAGCTGTTTGGCGATCGCATGATTGTTGCCAACGCCACTGGTTGTTCTTCTATCTATGGCGGTAATTTACCTACTACCCCTTGGACGCACAACGCCGCAGGACGTGGGCCAGCTTGGTCAAATTCGTTATTTGAAGATAACGCCGAATTTGGACTTGGTTTTCGTATCTCAATTGATAAACAGGCAGAATTTGCCGCTGAATTACTCAAACAACTGGCAACAAATGTGGGTGAGGAACTGGCAAATAGTATCCTCAATGCCGAACAAAAAGACGAGGCTGATATTTGGGAACAACGCGAACGAATTGCTATCTTGAAGCAACAGTTAGAAGCAATTATCACTAGTCAATCACCACTGACAAACAAAGCCAAGCAACTCCTGAGTATTGCTGATTACTTAGTGAAAAAGAGTGTCTGGATTATTGGTGGTGATGGCTGGGGTTACGATATCGGCTTTGGAGGACTAGATCACGTTTTAGCCAGTGGACACAATGTTAATATTCTCATTCTTGATACTGAAGTTTATTCCAATACAGGTGGACAAATGTCCAAAGCCACACCCAAAGCAGCTGTAGCCAAATTTGCGGCTGGGGGTAAAGCTGCACCTAAAAAAGATTTGGGTTTAATGGCGATGACTTATGGCAATGTCTATATTGCCAGCGTCGCAATGGGCGCAAGAGATGAACACACCCTCAAGGCATTCTTAGAAGCCGAGGCTTATCAAGGACCATCGCTAATTATTGCCTACAGCCATTGTATTGCCCACGGTATCAACATGAGTACAGCAATGCAGAATCAAAAAGCTGCTGTTGATTCAGGTCAATGGTTACTGTATCGATTTAATCCAGATCGCATTAAGCAAGGAGAAAACCCACTACAACTTGATTCACGCACACCAAAGTTACCGCTAGAGCAATATATGTATCTAGAAAACCGCTTCAAAATGTTGACTAAGAGTAACGAAGAAGCGGCACAGCAGCTACTTAAAGAAGCTCAAGCAGATGTAAAAACCCGCTGGCAAATGTATCAATATTTGGCTGCAAGAAGTTATTGA
- a CDS encoding HypC/HybG/HupF family hydrogenase formation chaperone has product MCLAVPGKIVSINEAEALMRTGKVSFGGVVKEVSLAYLPEAKIDDYVIVHIGFALSILDTKEVQETLNYLQNLQT; this is encoded by the coding sequence ATGTGTTTAGCAGTCCCAGGAAAAATTGTCAGTATCAATGAAGCAGAAGCACTAATGCGAACAGGAAAAGTTAGCTTTGGTGGAGTAGTAAAAGAAGTATCTCTTGCTTACCTTCCCGAAGCAAAAATTGATGATTACGTAATTGTCCATATCGGCTTCGCTCTTAGTATCCTTGATACCAAAGAAGTACAAGAGACACTGAATTACTTACAAAATCTGCAAACTTAA
- the hypF gene encoding carbamoyltransferase HypF, which translates to MTHDKQRLQITIQGIVQGVGFRPFIYHLASKLGLVGWVNNSAQGVFIEAEGSYNQLEIFLLSIEKEKPSHSVIKKLEFIFLNPIGYQKFEIRNSIGGEKTALISPDIATCSDCLREIFTQINRRNSYPFTNCTNCGPRFSIIEALPYDRPNTTMKNFVMCDTCQAEYDNPSDRRFHAQPNACPQCGPHLELWDREGNVLAFHDAALQMAADAICQGKIIAIKGLGGFHLIVDARCKNAVRQLRISKQRPEKPFALMYPTLELVKAHCKVSNLEEQLLRSPQAPIVLLEKSPIPNPKSQIAADVAPGNPNLGIMLPHTPLHHLLMAKLNFPVVATSGNLADEPICIDESEAIERLGRIVDIFLIHNRPIHHPVDDSIVRVFMERPMVLRCARGYAPLAIPINTKSNILAVGGHLKNTIAISINQQILISQHIGNLDTIQAFDRFKNVIDSFKKIYDFQPDVVACDLHPDYLSTQYAHNLSVPIISVQHHYAHVLSCMAENQLSGSVLGIAWDGSGYGLDGKIWGSEFLLITETSFQRVAHLRMFPLPGGEKAIKQPRRVAIGLLYELWGDTLFKMKKLAPLQAFYPQELEVLQPMLKRHLNTPLTSSMGRLFDAIASIVGLRQQSSFEGQAAMELEFAISHFQTKEYYQFTIIQPSEIDNCSPLVVDWALIVKGIFEDIDNGLAIGHISTKFHNTLVEITIAIAKYVGEGKIVLTGGCFQNRYLAERTIYRLQEENFRPYWHQIIPPNDGGIALGQLMAASRELINQE; encoded by the coding sequence ATGACTCATGACAAACAACGCTTGCAAATAACGATCCAAGGTATTGTCCAGGGAGTAGGATTTCGTCCATTCATCTACCACTTGGCAAGCAAATTAGGACTTGTAGGTTGGGTAAACAATTCTGCTCAAGGTGTCTTTATTGAAGCCGAAGGTAGTTACAACCAACTAGAAATATTCCTTCTATCTATTGAAAAAGAAAAACCTTCGCATTCTGTAATTAAAAAGCTAGAATTTATATTTCTTAACCCCATCGGCTATCAAAAATTTGAGATTCGTAACAGTATTGGTGGTGAAAAAACAGCCCTAATTTCACCAGATATAGCCACTTGCTCAGATTGTCTGCGTGAGATATTTACACAAATAAATCGCCGAAACAGCTATCCTTTTACAAACTGTACCAACTGTGGGCCTCGTTTCAGCATCATTGAAGCCTTGCCATACGATCGCCCCAACACTACAATGAAAAACTTTGTAATGTGTGATACTTGCCAAGCTGAGTACGATAATCCTAGCGATCGCCGTTTCCACGCGCAACCGAATGCTTGTCCTCAGTGCGGCCCTCACTTAGAGTTATGGGATAGAGAAGGTAATGTTTTAGCATTCCATGACGCTGCTTTGCAAATGGCAGCAGATGCAATTTGCCAAGGTAAAATTATTGCTATTAAAGGATTAGGCGGATTTCATTTAATAGTAGATGCCCGATGTAAAAATGCCGTAAGACAGTTACGTATTAGCAAACAACGGCCAGAAAAACCGTTTGCCTTGATGTATCCAACTTTGGAGTTAGTCAAAGCACATTGCAAAGTTTCAAATCTAGAAGAACAGTTGTTGCGATCGCCTCAAGCCCCTATTGTCCTGCTGGAGAAATCTCCAATCCCAAATCCTAAATCTCAAATTGCTGCTGATGTCGCCCCAGGTAATCCTAATCTCGGTATTATGTTGCCCCATACGCCATTACATCATTTACTTATGGCGAAATTAAATTTTCCTGTAGTAGCTACTAGTGGCAATCTTGCTGATGAACCAATTTGTATAGACGAATCTGAGGCAATTGAGCGTTTGGGGAGAATTGTAGATATATTTTTAATTCACAATCGCCCAATTCACCATCCTGTTGATGATTCGATTGTACGTGTTTTCATGGAACGTCCAATGGTGTTACGGTGCGCCCGTGGCTATGCTCCTCTAGCAATTCCAATTAACACCAAATCTAATATTCTGGCTGTGGGAGGACATTTAAAAAATACTATTGCTATTTCTATTAATCAACAAATTTTAATTAGCCAACATATAGGAAACTTAGATACAATTCAGGCTTTTGATAGGTTTAAAAATGTAATTGACAGCTTCAAAAAAATTTACGATTTTCAACCTGATGTTGTAGCGTGTGATTTACATCCAGATTACCTTTCTACCCAATATGCACACAATTTGAGCGTTCCTATCATCTCCGTGCAACATCACTATGCTCATGTCCTTTCATGTATGGCAGAAAACCAGCTTTCAGGTTCTGTATTAGGTATTGCTTGGGATGGTTCTGGTTACGGGCTAGACGGCAAAATTTGGGGAAGTGAATTTCTTTTAATTACAGAAACATCATTTCAACGTGTCGCTCATCTGCGGATGTTTCCTCTTCCAGGAGGCGAAAAAGCGATTAAGCAGCCCAGACGTGTAGCTATAGGTTTACTTTATGAACTCTGGGGAGACACACTTTTTAAAATGAAAAAGTTAGCACCATTGCAAGCTTTTTACCCTCAAGAGTTAGAAGTTTTGCAACCAATGCTCAAAAGACATTTGAATACACCACTAACTTCTAGTATGGGTCGGCTATTCGATGCGATCGCCTCAATAGTGGGATTACGTCAACAGTCTTCATTTGAAGGACAAGCAGCAATGGAGCTAGAATTTGCCATTTCACATTTTCAAACCAAAGAATATTATCAATTTACAATTATTCAGCCTTCAGAAATAGATAATTGTTCACCATTAGTTGTTGATTGGGCATTGATAGTCAAAGGAATTTTCGAAGATATTGATAACGGTTTAGCAATCGGGCATATATCAACTAAATTTCATAATACACTAGTTGAAATTACTATTGCTATAGCAAAGTATGTCGGTGAAGGAAAAATTGTGTTAACAGGCGGCTGTTTTCAAAATCGTTATTTGGCTGAGAGAACTATTTACCGTTTACAAGAAGAGAACTTTCGCCCTTATTGGCATCAAATCATTCCACCCAATGATGGAGGTATTGCACTAGGACAATTAATGGCAGCTTCCCGTGAATTAATAAATCAGGAGTAA
- a CDS encoding bifunctional acetate--CoA ligase family protein/GNAT family N-acetyltransferase produces MQKPTQSSVERAYDILRTEKANPLDAIFAPKSVAVIGASEKTGSVGRTLLWNLISNPFGGTVFPVNPKRHSILGIKAYPTIFDVPELVDLAVIATPAPTVPDIIAKCVDAGVKSAIILSAGFKEAGTEGVALEQQILEQAHRGKMRIIGPNCLGVMSPRTGLNATFASTMARPGNVGFISQSGALCTAILDWSFRENVGFSAFVSLGSMLDVGWGDLIYYLGDDPHTKSIVIYMESIGNARAFLSAAREVALTKPIIVIKAGRTEAAAKAAASHTGALTGSDEVLHAAFRRCGVLRVNSISDLFDMAEVLAKQPRPKGPRLTILTNAGGPGVLATDALIAAGGEIATISEETSVSLNQLLPTHWSHGNPIDILGDADPQRYTQALEIAAKDPNSDGLLVILTPQAMTDPTQTAEQLKPYAQMASKPILASWMGGADVAAGEMILNRHHIPTYPYPDTAARMFSYMWQSSYNLRGIYETPVMPALDSSSGIPDRNCVEKIIQSARQAQRTILTEFESKQILAAYGIPVVATCVAKSEDQAIQCAETIGYPVVLKLFSEIITHKTDVGGVQLNLKDAEAVQHAYRTIESSLNEKLQHDLCKDAMNRVSTQLFLGVTVQPMVKMGGYELIIGSSLDAQFGPVLLFGTGGQLVEVFHDRAIALPPLNTTLARRMMEQTQIYKALKGVRGRKSVDMVALEQLMVIFSQLVVEQRWIKEIDVNPLLASSEQLIALDARIILHEPNVKEEQLPKLAIRPYPTQYVRKWTMRDGTPVTIRPIRPEDEPLMVQFHNTLSEQSVYFRYFHLIKLQSRVAHERLTRICFIDYDREIALIAEYQNPETQTRKILAVGRLSKIHGTNEAEFAIVVCDRYQCQGIGTELLRRLLQVSRDEQLSTVTADILADNYAMQKVCEKLGFHIERTDDPTVVKAQIDIT; encoded by the coding sequence ATGCAAAAACCTACCCAGTCATCCGTCGAACGCGCCTATGATATTTTACGAACCGAAAAAGCTAACCCCCTTGATGCTATTTTTGCCCCAAAAAGTGTTGCTGTAATTGGTGCTAGCGAAAAAACTGGTAGTGTTGGGCGCACCTTACTATGGAATTTGATTAGCAATCCTTTTGGTGGAACTGTTTTCCCTGTCAATCCCAAGCGGCACAGCATATTGGGAATCAAAGCATACCCAACTATCTTTGATGTCCCAGAACTAGTTGATTTGGCAGTTATCGCCACCCCAGCACCAACAGTCCCAGACATTATTGCTAAGTGCGTGGATGCAGGTGTGAAAAGTGCAATTATCCTCAGTGCTGGTTTTAAAGAAGCTGGTACTGAGGGTGTAGCCTTAGAACAGCAAATACTTGAGCAAGCGCATCGCGGCAAAATGCGGATTATTGGGCCGAATTGCTTAGGTGTGATGAGTCCGCGCACAGGTTTGAATGCGACTTTTGCCAGTACAATGGCGCGTCCTGGAAATGTGGGCTTTATTAGTCAAAGTGGAGCGCTTTGCACTGCTATCCTTGATTGGAGTTTTCGAGAAAACGTTGGTTTTAGCGCCTTTGTTTCCCTTGGCTCAATGCTGGATGTGGGTTGGGGAGATTTGATTTACTACCTTGGTGATGACCCGCATACTAAAAGTATTGTTATTTACATGGAATCAATTGGGAATGCGCGAGCATTTCTGTCAGCAGCGCGGGAAGTTGCTTTAACTAAACCGATTATTGTGATTAAAGCAGGACGTACTGAAGCAGCAGCTAAGGCAGCAGCTTCTCATACTGGCGCACTTACAGGAAGTGATGAGGTTCTTCATGCAGCTTTCCGGCGTTGTGGGGTGTTGCGCGTCAATAGCATCTCTGACTTATTCGATATGGCGGAAGTATTAGCAAAACAACCCCGTCCCAAAGGGCCACGTCTGACAATTTTAACTAACGCAGGTGGGCCAGGGGTACTTGCTACCGATGCTCTGATTGCTGCTGGTGGAGAAATTGCCACAATTTCTGAAGAAACAAGCGTATCCCTTAACCAACTATTACCAACACATTGGAGCCACGGCAACCCGATTGATATTCTGGGCGACGCTGACCCACAAAGATATACCCAAGCGTTGGAAATTGCTGCTAAAGATCCCAACAGTGACGGCTTATTGGTGATTCTCACTCCTCAAGCAATGACAGACCCCACCCAAACAGCCGAGCAATTGAAACCCTACGCGCAGATGGCTAGTAAACCCATCCTTGCTAGTTGGATGGGAGGAGCAGATGTAGCAGCAGGTGAGATGATTCTCAATCGTCACCATATCCCCACATATCCTTACCCTGACACTGCTGCTCGGATGTTTAGTTATATGTGGCAGTCTAGCTATAACTTGCGTGGTATCTATGAAACTCCCGTAATGCCTGCACTTGATTCCTCATCAGGGATACCAGACCGTAACTGTGTGGAAAAAATTATCCAATCAGCACGTCAGGCACAGCGAACTATTCTCACAGAGTTTGAATCAAAGCAGATATTAGCTGCTTATGGTATTCCGGTGGTCGCCACTTGTGTTGCTAAGAGCGAGGATCAAGCAATTCAATGTGCAGAAACAATTGGCTATCCAGTTGTTTTAAAGCTGTTTTCCGAGATTATTACTCATAAAACCGATGTTGGCGGTGTGCAGTTAAATCTAAAAGATGCTGAAGCTGTACAACACGCTTACCGCACAATTGAATCCTCTTTAAACGAGAAACTACAACACGACCTTTGTAAAGACGCGATGAATCGCGTCTCTACTCAACTGTTCTTGGGTGTAACGGTGCAGCCAATGGTAAAAATGGGTGGTTATGAATTGATTATCGGTAGTAGTCTGGATGCACAATTTGGCCCGGTGTTGCTTTTTGGCACAGGTGGACAACTAGTCGAAGTTTTTCACGATCGCGCGATCGCACTTCCACCCCTCAATACCACTTTAGCACGACGCATGATGGAGCAAACGCAGATTTACAAAGCGCTCAAAGGAGTTCGAGGGCGTAAAAGTGTTGATATGGTTGCCCTTGAACAATTAATGGTGATATTTAGCCAATTAGTGGTAGAACAGCGTTGGATTAAAGAAATCGATGTTAACCCGTTGCTAGCTTCATCTGAGCAATTGATTGCCCTCGATGCACGGATAATCCTGCACGAACCAAATGTTAAGGAGGAGCAACTACCAAAGTTAGCGATTCGACCCTATCCTACACAATATGTTCGCAAGTGGACGATGAGAGATGGAACTCCAGTTACCATTCGTCCTATCCGTCCAGAAGATGAACCGTTGATGGTGCAATTTCACAACACACTCTCAGAGCAAAGTGTTTATTTTCGTTATTTCCACTTAATTAAACTCCAGTCGAGAGTAGCCCATGAACGATTAACACGCATCTGCTTTATTGACTATGATCGCGAAATAGCCCTAATTGCCGAATATCAAAATCCTGAAACGCAAACACGGAAAATTTTGGCAGTCGGTCGGTTAAGTAAAATACATGGTACGAATGAGGCAGAATTCGCTATTGTGGTATGCGATCGCTATCAGTGCCAGGGTATAGGAACCGAGTTACTGCGACGGTTACTGCAAGTTAGTCGAGATGAGCAACTCAGCACCGTCACAGCTGATATTTTGGCTGACAATTATGCCATGCAAAAAGTTTGTGAAAAACTTGGTTTTCATATCGAACGCACAGACGATCCTACTGTAGTCAAAGCCCAAATTGATATCACATAA
- a CDS encoding hydrogenase maturation protease, with protein sequence MIYNAMGYAPPEAIAIGYGNELRSDDGIGQRVAKALQLSNVKSLAVHQLTPELAETLADADLAIFIDACLMSESSQVQVQSLSPESFNVIAGHTADPRSLLALTQAIYGRCPPAWWIKVPGENFELGYSLSPIAETGVAIALQKITQIIDENFSLLL encoded by the coding sequence ATGATTTACAATGCGATGGGCTACGCCCCGCCGGAGGCGATCGCGATTGGTTACGGTAATGAATTGCGTAGTGATGATGGCATTGGGCAGCGAGTAGCTAAGGCATTGCAACTATCAAACGTGAAATCTCTTGCTGTCCACCAACTCACTCCTGAACTTGCTGAAACTTTAGCCGATGCTGATTTAGCAATCTTTATCGATGCTTGTTTAATGTCTGAAAGTTCGCAGGTGCAAGTACAATCGCTTTCACCTGAATCTTTTAACGTCATCGCCGGACATACAGCCGATCCGCGATCGCTTCTTGCTCTGACTCAAGCTATTTACGGTCGTTGTCCACCAGCTTGGTGGATAAAAGTCCCAGGAGAAAACTTTGAATTAGGCTACAGCTTATCACCAATTGCCGAGACTGGAGTGGCGATCGCTTTACAAAAAATTACCCAAATTATTGACGAAAATTTTAGCTTACTTCTTTAA
- a CDS encoding Photosystem Q(B) protein 1, whose product MSTIVQRQKEFNFFDLWDRFCSWITSTENRIYIGWFGVLMIPTLLAATTCFILAFIAAPGVDMDGIREPIMGSLMDGNNLITAAVVPTSAAIGLHFYPIWEAGSVDEWLYNGGPYQLIVLHFLIGIWCLLGRFWELSYRLGMRPWIAVAYSAPVIAATSVLLVYPIGQGSFSDGLPLGIAGTFHFMLAFQGDHNILMHPFHMLGVAGIFGGALLSSLHGSLVTSTLSRNTDENESINAGYKLGQKKVTYNYLAGHYGFLGRLLIPTFASKNHRAFHFLLAALPTVGIWFAAMGVCSMAFNINGLNFNHSILDSRGEVIRTNADVLNRANLGINAMHAPNVHNFPLVLSSGQPIPVS is encoded by the coding sequence ATGAGTACCATTGTCCAACGCCAAAAAGAATTCAATTTTTTTGATTTATGGGATAGGTTTTGTAGCTGGATTACTAGCACAGAAAATCGGATTTATATTGGCTGGTTTGGTGTGTTGATGATTCCCACCTTGCTGGCTGCCACCACCTGCTTTATTTTGGCTTTTATTGCTGCTCCTGGCGTAGACATGGATGGCATACGTGAGCCAATCATGGGTTCACTGATGGATGGTAATAACTTAATTACAGCCGCAGTTGTGCCGACCTCTGCTGCCATTGGTTTGCACTTTTATCCTATCTGGGAAGCTGGATCAGTAGATGAATGGCTCTACAATGGTGGCCCATATCAATTGATTGTGCTGCATTTTCTTATTGGTATTTGGTGTTTATTAGGGCGATTTTGGGAACTGAGCTATCGTTTAGGAATGCGTCCCTGGATAGCAGTTGCCTATTCTGCACCCGTCATTGCCGCTACTTCAGTTTTGCTAGTTTATCCCATTGGCCAAGGTAGTTTTTCTGATGGTTTACCTTTGGGAATTGCTGGAACTTTCCACTTTATGTTAGCTTTCCAAGGCGATCATAATATTCTCATGCACCCGTTCCATATGTTGGGTGTAGCAGGTATATTCGGCGGCGCACTGTTGAGTTCGTTGCATGGTTCTTTGGTGACTTCAACGTTAAGTCGGAATACTGATGAAAATGAATCAATTAATGCCGGATATAAATTGGGTCAGAAGAAAGTCACCTACAATTACTTGGCAGGACACTACGGCTTCTTGGGACGGTTGTTGATTCCTACCTTTGCTAGTAAAAATCATCGTGCTTTCCATTTTTTATTAGCAGCATTACCAACAGTAGGTATTTGGTTCGCAGCGATGGGTGTATGTTCGATGGCATTTAATATCAATGGCTTGAACTTTAATCATTCCATCTTAGATAGTCGGGGTGAAGTAATTAGAACCAACGCTGATGTGCTGAACCGTGCCAATCTTGGTATAAATGCAATGCACGCTCCTAATGTCCATAATTTCCCTTTAGTTCTGTCTAGCGGTCAACCGATTCCAGTTAGTTAA
- a CDS encoding pentapeptide repeat-containing protein: MSKTNSQQIINTAVTLVERYAEGKRNFSGANLGNADLQGVDLKGADFSYADLSEANLNGANLRGCDFSFANLSQANLQDADLRGALLFSTDLRQAEFKGAKLEKADCDRNTHFPQNFDPVQVGLQIKER; encoded by the coding sequence ATGTCTAAAACAAATTCTCAACAGATCATTAATACTGCCGTTACTCTCGTAGAGAGGTATGCAGAGGGGAAACGCAATTTTAGTGGCGCGAACTTGGGTAATGCCGACTTGCAGGGTGTTGATCTCAAAGGAGCTGATTTCAGCTACGCTGACTTGAGTGAAGCTAATTTAAATGGTGCTAATCTTAGAGGCTGTGACTTCAGCTTTGCAAATCTCAGTCAAGCTAATTTGCAAGATGCTGATCTTCGGGGAGCCTTATTGTTTTCCACCGATCTCCGTCAAGCTGAGTTCAAGGGAGCGAAACTGGAAAAAGCAGATTGCGATCGCAATACTCATTTCCCTCAGAATTTTGATCCAGTGCAAGTGGGATTGCAGATTAAAGAGAGGTAG